A single window of Triplophysa rosa linkage group LG2, Trosa_1v2, whole genome shotgun sequence DNA harbors:
- the las1l gene encoding ribosomal biogenesis protein LAS1L yields the protein MKGKPAKKTRRVVAWMNKAEYDHVFEHLYSRDHVLQKHALHRISAWKGRFGQNTPVAVASTADLVRCQVLDNTGNLEANDLVLLYGMALVRFVNVITERKQTKIAKPLRLLARNLNIPEWVVNLRHDFTHNKLPSLKWCRKGCEFVLDWLHKEYWSRQLGGQLTEDWNHSEEEDEEDCAKRQEEILLCRKKEIEGHKKVRELLISYEREQFQVYEELEEQEWQRGVWPDASADLSWILTQIKHFAADSREILVDVLVQDGFLIPTAEQLESLDIDPSEDSVDVFSPCLPRVFHQFWLPLLKVLSSFVFINLILDRLFTELSNEPSSHRAYYIASWISEILLCNSRSELKAHRQLKTSKERIFVNRLALAWQTLISACVNAPCPATPFLLQQILSDMDKPLPPDTQQNLLQLCSIYTQGYHGNSSPEPSDPAQPVYTLQSLQERLKASQNRDAHSSNHTPASLQAPPTEELQEKLSPEVLQERNSALRGSAWSVCTDKVPWKQYPLGKVPGQSEDTSCFMVESYFTLNVFDQQVELDQLPRHHGNRSVPLQSRGATGSDGPLWTHNDLSKLKAGLKLF from the exons ATGAAGGGGAAACCGGCAAAGAAGACGCGTCGCGTCGTGGCCTGGATGAACAAAGCGGAGTATGATCATGTGTTTGAGCATCTGTACTCAAGAGACCATGTGTTGCAAAAACACGCACTGCACAGAATCTCTGCCTGGAAGGGCAG GTTTGGACAAAACACTCCAGTGGCTGTAGCGAGCACAGCAGATCTGGTCCGGTGTCAGGTGCTGGATAACACAGGCAATCTGGAGGCCAATGATCTGGTGCTTCTCTATGGCATGGCACTGGTTCG GTTTGTAAATGTCATCACAGAACGGAAACAGACAAAAATTGCCAAGCCCTTACGACTTTTAGCCAGAAAT TTAAATATCCCAGAGTGGGTGGTAAACCTCAGACATGACTTTACACACAACAAACTTCCTTCTCTGAAGTGGTGCAGAAAAG GATGCGAGTTTGTGCTGGACTGGTTGCATAAAGAGTATTGGTCTCGCCAGCTGGGCGGTCAGCTGACGGAGGACTGGAACCATTCGGAAGAGGAGGATGAAGAGGACTGTGCTAAACGACAAGAGGAAATCCTGCtctgcagaaagaaagagatTGAGGGACACA AGAAAGTCAGAGAACTGCTCATCTCTTATGAAAGAGAACAGTTTCAG GTATATGAAGAGCTGGAAGAGCAAGAATGGCAGCGTGGCGTGTGGCCGGATGCCAGCGCTGATCTTAGCTGGATCTTGACACAGATCAAACATTTTGCAGCAGATTCCag AGAGATCCTTGTTGACGTTTTAGTTCAGGATGGATTTCTTATTCCCACGGCAGAACAACTAGAGTCTCTGGATATTGACCCTTCAG AGGACTCTGTTGACGTCTTCTCCCCATGTCTTCCTCGAGTGTTCCACCAGTTCTGGTTGCCTTTGTTGAAGGTCCTGAGTTCGTTCGTCTTTATAAATCTGATTCTGGACAGACTGTTCACGGAGCTCTCGAACGAGCCGTCCAGTCACAGAGCTTATTACATTGCCTCTTGGATCTCAGAAATTTTGCTCTGCAACAGCAGAA GTGAATTGAAAGCTCACAGGCAGTTGAAAACATCAAAGGAGAGGATCTTCGTGAACCGATTAGCGCTTGCGTGGCAGACTCTCATCTCTGCTTGTGTGAATGCGCCATGTCCAGCTACACCATTCCTGCTACAACA GATTTTGAGTGACATGGATAAGCCCCTTCCACCGGACACACAACAGAACCTGCTTCAGCTCTGCAGCATCTACACGCAGGGTTACCATGGAAACTCCTCTCCTGAACCCTCAGACCCTGCTCAGCCTGTATACACCCTACAGAGCCTTCAGGAAAGGCTCAAGGCATCACAGAACAGAGACGCTCACTCATCGAACCACACCCCTGCATCTCTGCAGGCTCCGCCCACAGAAGAGCTTCAGGAAAAGTTGAGCCCAGAAGTTCTACAGGAAAGAAACTCGGCGTTGCGAGGATCGGCGTGGAGTGTGTGCACAG ATAAGGTCCCCTGGAAGCAGTATCCATTAGGAAAGGTTCCAGGGCAATCAGAGGACACCTCCTGTTTTATGGTGGAGTCATATTTTACGTTAAACGTGTTTGACCAACAGGTGGAGCTAGATCAACTCCCCCGGCACCATGGCAACAGGAG TGTTCCACTTCAGAGCAGAGGTGCCACAGGATCAGATGGGCCACTTTGGACTCACAATGACCTCAGCAAACTTAAAGCTGGACTCAAGCTATTCTAA